The Huiozyma naganishii CBS 8797 chromosome 3, complete genome genome contains a region encoding:
- the RPS8B gene encoding 40S ribosomal protein eS8 (similar to Saccharomyces cerevisiae RPS8A (YBL072C) and RPS8B (YER102W); ancestral locus Anc_7.395), translating to MGISRDSRHKRSATGAKRAQFRKKRKFELGRQPANTKIGAKRIHTVRTRGGNKKFRALRIETGNFSWASEGVAKKTRIVNVAYHPSNNELVRTNTLTKAAIVQIDAAPFKQWFEAHYGQTLGKKSAKTEEVAPATKSTERKWAARAAASKIEQSVSSQFSAGRLYAAISSRPGQSGRCDGYILEGEELAFYLRRMTAKK from the coding sequence ATGGGTATTTCTCGTGATTCTCGTCACAAAAGATCCGCTACCGGTGCCAAGCGTGCTCAATtcagaaagaagagaaagttCGAATTGGGCCGTCAACCAGCCAACACCAAGATCGGTGCCAAGAGAATCCACACTGTCAGAACCAGAGGTGGTAACAAGAAGTTCAGAGCTTTGAGAATCGAAACCGGTAATTTCTCTTGGGCCTCCGAAGGTGTTGCCAAGAAAACCAGAATTGTGAATGTTGCTTACCATCCATCCAACAATGAATTGGTTAGAACCAACACTTTGACCAAGGCTGCTATTGTCCAGATTGATGCTGCTCCATTCAAGCAATGGTTCGAAGCTCATTACGGTCAAACTCTAGGTAAGAAATCTGCCAAGACTGAAGAAGTCGCTCCAGCCACCAAGAGCACCGAGAGAAAGTGGGCCGCCAGAGCTGCTGCCTCCAAGATCGAACAATCGGTCAGCTCTCAATTCTCTGCTGGTAGACTATACGCTGCCATTTCTTCCAGACCAGGTCAATCCGGTAGATGTGATGGTTACATTCTAGAAGGTGAGGAACTAGCCTTCTACTTGAGAAGAATGACTGCCAAGAAATAG